Proteins co-encoded in one Fusarium musae strain F31 chromosome 3, whole genome shotgun sequence genomic window:
- a CDS encoding hypothetical protein (EggNog:ENOG41) — MAFVVARAIQNLLFAPTDRDKECVTLATAIASVFSMQDLRRAILVFYFLICRRSARTAWITRPSSTKGEPRFAGYFNDLAAAISLKRLRSVSKTALERRVTNIEWQKRFREQQKENGRDIHLLSDDQVPSNPDALPEVTGNHHVDSPQPKLTIKARISEVKVVNMEPLSKANFKAVIGVLNSAHRKQDFDTKLAQIQRTITHAGRFLPDSEINDFNRSQEESEIITEFRFANPDKEAELIKLSRRQYAVGSVLSSLQQEPTKEERYNMEMETRDESDVSRAVLKRERLFAFKAGKAPESVMKQQMKARDSSETQDEDVEDVEDVEDVEDVEDVEDVEDVEDVEDVEDVEDVEDVEDEQEEELGTNDGHLVVRLIFKKLQVRRIMRTPLQLSDGKVSYPAQHLLPSMIVLEEVSHDETKGAADAVRSMGQIQVQKFFNQKKDSEIEDMHRSSNSQAINGHVKDLPKLNFGEHRKGVLTSFD, encoded by the exons ATGGCCTTTGTTGTTGCCCGTGCTATTCAGAACCTCCTTTTTGCTCCCACGGATCGGGACAAAGAGTGCGTTACTCTCGCGACAGCAA TCGCGAGTGTGTTTTCCATGCAAGATCTTCGCCGTGCCATTTTGGTCTTCTACTTCCTCATCTGCCGTCGATCGGCGCGTACGGCTTGGATAACGCGACCATCATCGACCAAGGGCGAGCCGAGATTTGCCGGCTACTTCAATGATCTGGCGGCGGCGATTAGTCTAAAGAGGCTCCGGAG TGTGAGCAAGACAGCGCTCGAGCGAAGAGTAACCAACATCGAATGGCAGAAGAGGTTTCGGGAGCAACAGAAGGAGAACGGCAGGGACATCCACCTGTTAAGTGATGATCAAGTCCCCTCAAATCCCGACGCCCTGCCCGAAGTTACCGGAAATCACCATGTTGAT TCCCCCCAGCCAAAACTCACCATCAAGGCAAGAATTTCTGAGGTCAAGGTCGTGAATATGGAGCCTTTATCCAAAGCCAACTTCAAAGCTGTTATTGGTGTTCTAAACTCTGCACATCGGAAGCAGGACTTTGACACCAAGTTGGCACAGATTCAGAGGACGATTACTCATGCCGGCAGGTTCCTTCCAGACAGCGAAATCAACGATTTCAACAGAAGCCAGGAGGAGTCTGAAATCATCACTGAGTTTCGGTTTGCAAACCCCGATAAAGAAGCAGAGTTAATAAAGCTCAGTCGTCGGCAGTACGCTGTGGGTAGTGTGTTATCCTCGCTTCAGCAAGAACCGACTAAAGAAGAACGCTATAACATGGAAATGGAGACTCGAGACGAATCGGATGTCAG CCGCGCGGTTCTGAAGCGAGAGCGACTATTTGCCTTCAAGGCTGGCAAAGCCCCCGAATCGGTCATGAAACAACAAATGAAGGCTAGAGACAGTTCTGAAACCCAGGatgaggatgtcgaggatgtcgaggatgtcgaggatgtcgaggatgtcgaggatgtcgaggatgtcgaggatgtcgaggatgtcgaggatgtcgaggatgtcgaggatgtcgaggatgtcgaggatgagcaggaggaggagctt GGGACAAATGATGGCCATCTTGTTGTACGACTGATTTTTAAGAAGCTTCAAGTTCGCCGTATCATGAGAACACCACTGCAATTGTCGGATGGAAAAGTGTCCTACCCTGCTCAGCATCTGCTTCCGTCCATGATTGTACTTGAAGAAGTATCACACGACGAGACGAAAGGGGCTGCTGACGCGGTTCGATCGATGGGACAGATCCAAGTACAGAAGTTTTTCAATCAGAAGAAGGATTCCGAGATTGAAGATATGCATAGAAGTAGCAACTCTCAGGCTATCAATGGCCACGTCAAGGATCTTCCAAAGCTGAACTTTGGAGAGCACAGAAAAGGCGTCCTTACTTCATTTGATTAG